One Spea bombifrons isolate aSpeBom1 chromosome 1, aSpeBom1.2.pri, whole genome shotgun sequence DNA window includes the following coding sequences:
- the LOC128473487 gene encoding interleukin-8-like gives MSVKQIALVSLLGLLVILQSVGGFSLEPKQNGKCKCLKKTADLIHPRTYEKIEIFLPNRKCPNVEFLITLKNGSTVCVDTEALWVQQLIKALNRKKQEYRKVAVTESNQTRFH, from the exons ATGAGTGTGAAACAAATTGCTCTTGTTTCTCTACTTGGCCTACTTGTGATCCTACAGTCTGTAGGGg GATTCTCTCTAGAACCAAAGCAAAATGGGAAGTGCAAATGTTTGAAAAAGACAGCAGACCTTATACATCCCAGGACATATGAAAAGATTGAAATCTTTCTTCCAAATCGCAAATGCCCAAATGTGGAGTTTCT GATTACATTGAAAAATGGTAGCACAGTGTGTGTTGATACTGAAGCCTTGTGGGTGCAGCAGCTCATAAAAGCTCTAAACcg aaaaaaacaagaatatagAAAAGTCGCAGTGACTGAATCAAACCAAACAAGATTCCATTGA